A window from Theobroma cacao cultivar B97-61/B2 chromosome 3, Criollo_cocoa_genome_V2, whole genome shotgun sequence encodes these proteins:
- the LOC18605207 gene encoding protein BONZAI 1 isoform X1, with protein MGNCCSDVGGGMAAVGGTAASAVTGNQNDAVDMFFKSRGIHGLFSQIELSFSASNLRNRDIFSKSDPMVVVYIKERDGAITEVFRTEVVLNSLNPTWITKYTITYHFEVVQTFLFHVFDVDTQFHNVDVKMLKLEEQQSLGEACCALSEIVTKPNRSLTFDLVRREESVTATHSQHRGKLTVHAEECFSSKTTSEMVLRCSDLESKDLFSKSDPFLVISKLVESGISIPVCKTEVLKNDLNPTWKPIFLNIQQVGSKDSPLVIECFNFNSNGKHDLIGKVQKSLADLEKLHSGREGESLFLPTPVGHDFQNKVLKSKLFVDQFSETVQHTFLDYLAAGFELNFMVAIDFTASNGNPRLPDSLHYIDPSGRLNAYQKAIYEVGEVLQFYDADKRFPAWGFGARPIDGPVSHCFNLNGSSNYCEVEGIRGIMMAYTSALFNVSLAGPTLFGHVINKAALIASQSLANDARKYFVLLIITDGVVTDLQETKDALVKASDLPLSILIVGVGGADFKEMEILDADKGERLESSTGRVASRDIVQFVPFRDVQSKSSSQSKGGEISIVQALLAELPTQFLTYMRSRDIKPST; from the exons ATGGGAAATTGCTGCTCGGACGTCGGCGGCGGGATGGCGGCTGTGGGTGGCACCGCCGCCTCCGCTGTCACTGGCAACCAAAACGACGCTGTGGACATGTTCTTCAAGTCTCGTGGCATCCATGGCCTCTTCTCTCAGATCGAG TTATCGTTTTCTGCGTCAAATTTGCGAAACCGGGATATTTTCTCCAAG AGTGATCCGATGGTGGTGGTTTATATTAAAGAAAGAGATGGAGCAATTACAGAAGTATTTCGTACTGAAGTAGTTCTCAATTCCTTGAATCCTACATGGATCACAAAGTATACAATTACTTATCATTTTGAGGTTGTCCAAACCTTCCT ATTTCATGTCTTTGATGTTGACACCCAGTTTCACAATGTGGATGTAAAG ATGCTTAAGCTGGAGGAGCAGCAATCTCTTGGTGAGGCTTGTTGTGCATTGTCAGAG ATTGTGACTAAACCAAACAGGTCATTGACCTTTGATCTTGTTCGTAGAGAGGAATCTGTCACAGCAACCCATTCCCAACACCGAGGAAAGCTTACTGTGCATGCGGAGGAATGCTTTAGCTCAAAGACTACATCAGAGATGGTGTTAAGGTGTTCAGATTTGGAATCTAAGGATCTCTTCTCAAAAAGT GACCCATTTTTGGTAATATCAAAACTTGTAGAGAGTGGGATTTCTATTCCTGTATGTAAAACTGAAGTCTTAAAGAATGATCTCAACCCAACATGGAAGCCAATATTTCTGAATATTCAACAAGTTGGAAGCAAG GATAGTCCGTTAGTGATAGAGTGCTTTAACTTCAACAGCAATGGCAAGCATGATCTAATTGG AAAAGTCCAGAAGTCACTAGCAGATTTGGAGAAGCTTCATTCTGGAAGGGAAGGGGAAAGCTTATTTTTGCCAACTCCAGTTGGGCATGATTTCCAAAACAAG GTATTAAAAAGCAAGCTTTTTGTGGACCAATTCTCTGAGACTGTCCAACATACCTTCCTGGATTACCTGGCTGCGGGTTTTGAACTGAACTTCATGGTGGCTATTGATTTCACTG CTTCAAATGGAAATCCCCGCCTCCCTGATTCCTTGCATTATATCGATCCATCAGGACGGCTGAATGCGTACCAGAAA GCAATCTATGAGGTTGGGGAGGTATTGCAGTTTTATGATGCAGACAAGCGCTTTCCTGCCTGGGGATTTGGAGCACGGCCCATTGATGGTCCAGTTTCTCATTGTTTCAACTTGAATGGAAGCAGTAACTACTGTGAG GTTGAAGGAATCCGAGGAATTATGATGGCCTATACCAGTGCCCTTTTTAATGTTTCTCTTGCAGGGCCAACACTGTTTGGACATGTGATTAACAAAGCTGCACTAATTGCCAGCCAATCTCTTGCCAATGATGCTCGAAAATACTTTGTTTTGTTGATAATCACG GATGGAGTAGTAACTGATCTCCAAGAAACCAAAGATGCCCTAGTAAAAGCATCTGATCTCCCATTGTCTATCCTCATTGTTGGAGTTGGAGGAGCTGACTTCAAAGAAATGGAG ATTTTAGATGCAGATAAGGGAGAAAGACTTGAAAGCTCAACCGGACGTGTTGCCTCACGGGATATTGTTCAATTTGTTCCATTTAGAGATGTACAGAGTAAGTCATCTAGTCAGTCGAAAG GCGGAGAGATTTCTATTGTTCAAGCACTTCTAGCAGAATTACCAACTCAATTTTTAACCTACATGCGAAGCAGAGATATTAAACCAAGCACTTGA
- the LOC18605207 gene encoding protein BONZAI 1 isoform X2 translates to MGNCCSDVGGGMAAVGGTAASAVTGNQNDAVDMFFKSRGIHGLFSQIELSFSASNLRNRDIFSKSDPMVVVYIKERDGAITEVFRTEVVLNSLNPTWITKYTITYHFEVVQTFLFHVFDVDTQFHNVDVKMLKLEEQQSLGEACCALSEIVTKPNRSLTFDLVRREESVTATHSQHRGKLTVHAEECFSSKTTSEMVLRCSDLESKDLFSKSDPFLVISKLVESGISIPVCKTEVLKNDLNPTWKPIFLNIQQVGSKDSPLVIECFNFNSNGKHDLIGKVQKSLADLEKLHSGREGESLFLPTPVGHDFQNKVLKSKLFVDQFSETVQHTFLDYLAAGFELNFMVAIDFTASNGNPRLPDSLHYIDPSGRLNAYQKAIYEVGEVLQFYDADKRFPAWGFGARPIDGPVSHCFNLNGSSNYCEVEGIRGIMMAYTSALFNVSLAGPTLFGHVINKAALIASQSLANDARKYFVLLIITDGVVTDLQETKDALVKASDLPLSILIVGVGGADFKEMEILDADKGERLESSTGRVASRDIVQFVPFRDVQSGEISIVQALLAELPTQFLTYMRSRDIKPST, encoded by the exons ATGGGAAATTGCTGCTCGGACGTCGGCGGCGGGATGGCGGCTGTGGGTGGCACCGCCGCCTCCGCTGTCACTGGCAACCAAAACGACGCTGTGGACATGTTCTTCAAGTCTCGTGGCATCCATGGCCTCTTCTCTCAGATCGAG TTATCGTTTTCTGCGTCAAATTTGCGAAACCGGGATATTTTCTCCAAG AGTGATCCGATGGTGGTGGTTTATATTAAAGAAAGAGATGGAGCAATTACAGAAGTATTTCGTACTGAAGTAGTTCTCAATTCCTTGAATCCTACATGGATCACAAAGTATACAATTACTTATCATTTTGAGGTTGTCCAAACCTTCCT ATTTCATGTCTTTGATGTTGACACCCAGTTTCACAATGTGGATGTAAAG ATGCTTAAGCTGGAGGAGCAGCAATCTCTTGGTGAGGCTTGTTGTGCATTGTCAGAG ATTGTGACTAAACCAAACAGGTCATTGACCTTTGATCTTGTTCGTAGAGAGGAATCTGTCACAGCAACCCATTCCCAACACCGAGGAAAGCTTACTGTGCATGCGGAGGAATGCTTTAGCTCAAAGACTACATCAGAGATGGTGTTAAGGTGTTCAGATTTGGAATCTAAGGATCTCTTCTCAAAAAGT GACCCATTTTTGGTAATATCAAAACTTGTAGAGAGTGGGATTTCTATTCCTGTATGTAAAACTGAAGTCTTAAAGAATGATCTCAACCCAACATGGAAGCCAATATTTCTGAATATTCAACAAGTTGGAAGCAAG GATAGTCCGTTAGTGATAGAGTGCTTTAACTTCAACAGCAATGGCAAGCATGATCTAATTGG AAAAGTCCAGAAGTCACTAGCAGATTTGGAGAAGCTTCATTCTGGAAGGGAAGGGGAAAGCTTATTTTTGCCAACTCCAGTTGGGCATGATTTCCAAAACAAG GTATTAAAAAGCAAGCTTTTTGTGGACCAATTCTCTGAGACTGTCCAACATACCTTCCTGGATTACCTGGCTGCGGGTTTTGAACTGAACTTCATGGTGGCTATTGATTTCACTG CTTCAAATGGAAATCCCCGCCTCCCTGATTCCTTGCATTATATCGATCCATCAGGACGGCTGAATGCGTACCAGAAA GCAATCTATGAGGTTGGGGAGGTATTGCAGTTTTATGATGCAGACAAGCGCTTTCCTGCCTGGGGATTTGGAGCACGGCCCATTGATGGTCCAGTTTCTCATTGTTTCAACTTGAATGGAAGCAGTAACTACTGTGAG GTTGAAGGAATCCGAGGAATTATGATGGCCTATACCAGTGCCCTTTTTAATGTTTCTCTTGCAGGGCCAACACTGTTTGGACATGTGATTAACAAAGCTGCACTAATTGCCAGCCAATCTCTTGCCAATGATGCTCGAAAATACTTTGTTTTGTTGATAATCACG GATGGAGTAGTAACTGATCTCCAAGAAACCAAAGATGCCCTAGTAAAAGCATCTGATCTCCCATTGTCTATCCTCATTGTTGGAGTTGGAGGAGCTGACTTCAAAGAAATGGAG ATTTTAGATGCAGATAAGGGAGAAAGACTTGAAAGCTCAACCGGACGTGTTGCCTCACGGGATATTGTTCAATTTGTTCCATTTAGAGATGTACAGA GCGGAGAGATTTCTATTGTTCAAGCACTTCTAGCAGAATTACCAACTCAATTTTTAACCTACATGCGAAGCAGAGATATTAAACCAAGCACTTGA